The Candidatus Hydrogenedens sp. genome has a segment encoding these proteins:
- the murI gene encoding glutamate racemase yields MARLPIGVFDSGIGGLTVLAKLKKYLPNETFFYLGDTARVPYGTRSPETVIRYARSCSHFLINRGIKILVIACNTASSQALPMLEKEADIPILGVVEPGALSAVKTTKNKQVAVIGTEGTIASQSYVKHIKKIDPSINVISKACPLFVPLVEEGWTKGNIPFLVAKQYLQPIIDKGIDTLLLGCTHYPLLIPIIKKVIENKKIKIIDSAEETAKAVFEILQNHNMLNKNIHKKTNTILNFFVTDRPEKFKTIGSKFLREKIEHVEWIDIPILS; encoded by the coding sequence ATAGCTCGTTTGCCTATAGGAGTTTTTGATTCGGGTATAGGTGGTCTTACCGTTTTAGCAAAACTAAAAAAATATTTACCTAATGAAACCTTCTTTTATTTAGGTGACACTGCACGTGTTCCCTATGGAACACGGTCTCCAGAAACGGTTATTCGGTATGCAAGGTCCTGCTCTCATTTTTTAATTAACAGGGGGATAAAAATTCTGGTGATTGCATGTAATACTGCCTCATCACAGGCTTTACCCATGTTAGAAAAGGAAGCAGACATCCCTATATTAGGTGTAGTAGAACCTGGAGCCTTATCTGCTGTCAAAACCACAAAAAATAAACAAGTCGCTGTTATCGGAACAGAGGGGACAATTGCCAGCCAATCTTATGTCAAACACATAAAAAAAATCGACCCAAGCATTAATGTTATTTCAAAAGCATGCCCTTTATTTGTACCTTTAGTCGAAGAAGGCTGGACCAAAGGAAATATCCCCTTTTTAGTTGCTAAACAGTATTTACAACCTATCATAGACAAAGGAATTGATACGTTATTGTTAGGCTGTACCCATTACCCTTTGTTAATTCCTATTATTAAAAAGGTTATTGAGAATAAAAAAATAAAAATTATTGACAGTGCAGAAGAAACCGCAAAAGCTGTTTTTGAAATACTACAAAACCACAATATGTTAAATAAAAATATACATAAGAAAACCAACACTATTCTGAATTTTTTTGTAACAGATAGACCAGAAAAGTTTAAAACCATAGGCAGTAAATTTTTAAGAGAAAAAATAGAACATGTAGAGTGGATTGATATACCAATTCTATCTTAA
- a CDS encoding divergent polysaccharide deacetylase family protein: protein MLFKIKPLNKDELKTKNKFFVLLSFLVVNSIFWGTNNVENRSFTDNFDIQHQKEVKNGEIEENNLGACGVLEQKQKPKIAIILDDGGYRNPSGEIALELPNKIDFSILPDTHYGKELAKVAGEKGFEIMIHMPMQTKHGIAKGSLPCELLVNMSEDEIKEKTKEAIKQFPNAKGVNNHTGSVFSLDEDALRKFMKVLKKEKLFFVDSIVVSNSKAFNVAVSEKVPALQRDVFLDHEYTKKKIQENIKNLKKIAQKKGRAIGIGHFKDLTIQVLKEELPNLEKQGFELVHVSELFP from the coding sequence ATGTTATTTAAAATAAAACCATTAAATAAAGACGAACTTAAGACAAAGAATAAATTCTTTGTTTTGCTATCTTTTTTGGTAGTTAATTCTATATTTTGGGGGACAAATAATGTAGAAAATCGCTCTTTTACAGACAATTTTGATATTCAACACCAAAAAGAGGTTAAAAATGGTGAAATTGAAGAGAATAATTTAGGTGCCTGTGGTGTATTAGAACAAAAGCAAAAACCTAAAATTGCTATTATTCTTGATGACGGTGGGTATAGAAATCCATCAGGTGAAATAGCATTAGAATTGCCCAATAAAATTGACTTTTCAATCTTACCAGACACTCACTATGGAAAAGAATTAGCTAAAGTTGCTGGTGAAAAAGGATTCGAAATTATGATCCACATGCCTATGCAAACCAAACATGGAATAGCAAAAGGTTCCCTACCATGTGAATTATTGGTTAATATGAGCGAAGATGAAATTAAAGAAAAAACAAAAGAAGCGATCAAACAATTTCCAAATGCAAAAGGAGTTAATAACCATACTGGTAGTGTTTTTTCTTTAGATGAGGACGCTCTTAGAAAATTTATGAAAGTTCTCAAAAAGGAAAAACTATTTTTTGTTGATAGTATTGTTGTTAGTAATAGTAAAGCCTTTAATGTGGCTGTAAGTGAAAAAGTACCAGCATTGCAGAGGGATGTTTTTTTAGACCATGAATATACAAAAAAAAAGATTCAAGAAAACATTAAGAATCTGAAAAAAATCGCACAAAAAAAAGGCAGAGCAATAGGTATAGGTCATTTCAAAGATTTAACAATTCAAGTATTGAAAGAAGAACTACCTAATCTGGAAAAACAAGGATTTGAATTAGTACATGTTTCGGAGTTATTCCCATGA
- the tsaD gene encoding tRNA (adenosine(37)-N6)-threonylcarbamoyltransferase complex transferase subunit TsaD, translating into MTYTLGIETSCDETGIAIVKDGKTAIVNLITSQVPIHSTYGGVVPEIASRQHLIHISRLVNKAISETNIPSIDMVAVTQGPGLMGSLLVGVNFAKAFAWAQKIPIIPIHHIEGHIFSSMLSNHSPDFPFLSLVVSGGHTMLIKCKEPHKYEIIGNTRDDAVGECFDKVARILGLPYPGGPSIQKVSEDGNPFAFKFPQGLANSESLEFSYSGLKTAVLYKVREIPEQEKNPQWLSDITASFQWTAIDVLINKTKIALKKTGIKSLVIAGGVSANALLRKRAKDELDAEVFLPEMQYCLDNGAMIASAGYSRIVNGYTSDFTFTANPSLPLTM; encoded by the coding sequence ATGACATATACATTAGGGATTGAAACATCTTGTGATGAGACGGGTATAGCAATAGTGAAAGATGGTAAAACAGCAATAGTAAACCTTATTACAAGCCAAGTACCTATACATTCTACCTATGGCGGTGTGGTTCCAGAAATTGCTTCAAGACAACATCTTATCCATATATCCAGATTAGTAAATAAAGCAATTTCAGAAACAAATATACCTTCTATAGATATGGTAGCAGTTACACAAGGACCAGGTTTAATGGGTTCTCTTCTTGTAGGTGTTAATTTCGCAAAAGCATTTGCTTGGGCACAAAAAATACCAATAATACCTATTCACCATATTGAAGGGCATATCTTCTCTTCAATGCTTTCAAACCATAGCCCAGATTTCCCTTTTCTATCCCTTGTAGTCAGTGGTGGACATACAATGTTGATTAAATGTAAAGAACCACATAAATATGAAATCATTGGAAATACCAGAGATGACGCTGTTGGAGAATGCTTTGACAAAGTGGCACGTATTTTAGGTTTGCCTTATCCAGGAGGACCGTCTATACAAAAAGTTTCTGAAGATGGGAATCCTTTTGCTTTTAAATTTCCACAAGGACTGGCAAATAGCGAATCACTCGAATTTAGTTATAGTGGCCTTAAAACAGCTGTATTATATAAAGTTCGTGAAATCCCTGAACAAGAAAAAAATCCACAATGGTTGTCAGATATTACAGCGAGTTTCCAATGGACAGCGATTGATGTTTTAATAAACAAAACAAAAATCGCTTTGAAAAAAACAGGGATAAAATCATTGGTTATTGCTGGTGGTGTCTCAGCAAATGCACTACTCCGAAAGAGAGCCAAAGACGAATTAGACGCAGAAGTATTTCTTCCAGAAATGCAATATTGCCTCGATAATGGAGCAATGATTGCATCAGCAGGGTATTCAAGAATAGTAAACGGATATACATCCGACTTCACATTTACTGCTAATCCCTCATTACCTTTAACAATGTAA
- a CDS encoding lipoate--protein ligase family protein: MNTYIIINSFTTPEENIAVEEFLFSSKNTFFEKYNLLRIWECDEYFIVLGSSQKVQDEVFLDVCRQEGIKIIRRCSAGGAVLQGPGCINYSLFLDLVLYPQLRNIRESYYILLSPLISVLRNNYGLHTTIKGISDICFNNKKFSGNAQRRSSRVLLHHGTILYSVNYDLMERVLRIPQKQPEYRDGRNHRDFVGTLPLSKEQIIDTIFTAFGKDTISFSLSNKNIEDIKNLAINKYSNLEWNYRR; encoded by the coding sequence ATGAATACATATATTATTATAAACTCATTTACTACACCAGAGGAAAATATAGCTGTAGAGGAATTTTTATTTTCTTCTAAAAATACCTTTTTCGAAAAATATAATCTATTACGGATATGGGAATGTGATGAGTATTTTATAGTATTAGGCAGTTCACAAAAGGTTCAAGATGAGGTGTTTTTAGATGTTTGCAGACAGGAAGGGATAAAGATTATAAGACGTTGCAGTGCTGGAGGTGCTGTTTTACAGGGTCCTGGATGTATAAATTATTCACTTTTTTTAGACCTTGTTCTCTATCCTCAATTAAGAAATATCCGTGAGTCGTATTATATTTTATTATCACCATTAATTAGCGTTTTAAGAAATAATTATGGATTACATACTACAATTAAAGGAATTAGCGATATTTGTTTCAATAACAAAAAATTTTCTGGGAATGCTCAACGAAGAAGTAGCAGAGTATTACTTCATCATGGAACAATCCTGTATTCAGTTAATTATGACTTAATGGAACGAGTATTAAGAATACCCCAGAAGCAACCTGAATATCGTGACGGAAGGAATCATAGGGACTTTGTTGGGACTTTACCGCTATCGAAGGAGCAAATCATAGATACTATTTTTACGGCCTTTGGAAAAGATACAATCTCTTTTTCATTATCAAACAAAAATATAGAGGATATAAAAAACCTTGCTATAAACAAATATTCTAACTTGGAGTGGAATTATCGGAGGTAG
- a CDS encoding type IV pilus twitching motility protein PilT, with protein sequence MPIPLKELMEMAINKNASDIHLKHDNPPILRIDGILRRIEGDNPLTDDDLKIYLSEIASPADILKYEKVFELDISFYYENKARFRVNICRDDGHVRIVMRIIPLKILNIDELNLPSILKKLCKLKNGLILITGPTGSGKSTTLAAMIDEINNTRPEHIVTIEDPLEFVHKDKQSIITQREIGHDTLSFANALRAALRQDPDVILIGEMRDTETVRTALSSAETGHLVLSTLHTVDAVETLNRIIEFFEPHQQMFIRKQLASVLRAVVSQRIVPLASGTGRCVAAEILIGTRAVRDFIEQGKPFRDIVSLIQEGKDQYGMQTFDQALFDLWEQKKISTDIALSYATSPKDLKLKMQGLNVR encoded by the coding sequence ATGCCAATACCCTTAAAAGAGTTGATGGAAATGGCAATAAATAAAAATGCATCTGATATCCATCTCAAACATGATAACCCACCTATATTACGAATTGATGGTATATTAAGAAGAATAGAGGGGGACAATCCCTTAACAGATGACGACTTAAAAATCTATCTAAGTGAAATTGCATCTCCAGCGGATATTTTAAAATACGAAAAAGTTTTTGAATTAGACATATCCTTTTATTACGAAAACAAAGCACGGTTCCGTGTAAATATTTGTCGTGACGATGGACACGTTCGTATTGTTATGAGAATTATTCCATTAAAAATACTAAACATCGACGAACTTAATTTGCCTTCTATATTAAAAAAATTATGCAAATTGAAAAATGGTTTAATCTTAATTACTGGTCCTACAGGTAGTGGAAAATCAACAACATTAGCCGCGATGATTGATGAAATAAACAACACAAGACCTGAACACATTGTTACCATTGAAGACCCATTAGAATTTGTTCATAAAGATAAACAAAGTATTATTACTCAAAGAGAAATAGGTCATGATACACTCTCTTTTGCAAACGCACTACGCGCCGCATTACGACAAGACCCCGATGTAATTCTTATCGGTGAAATGCGTGATACAGAAACAGTCCGCACAGCTTTATCATCTGCAGAAACAGGGCACCTTGTTTTATCTACGTTACACACTGTAGATGCAGTAGAAACATTAAACCGAATAATCGAATTTTTCGAACCCCACCAACAAATGTTTATAAGAAAACAATTAGCAAGCGTCCTTCGTGCTGTCGTTTCCCAAAGAATTGTTCCATTAGCATCAGGTACAGGAAGATGTGTCGCCGCTGAAATACTTATAGGAACACGTGCTGTTCGTGACTTTATAGAACAAGGCAAACCTTTTAGAGATATTGTTTCACTAATACAAGAAGGAAAAGACCAATACGGAATGCAAACATTCGACCAAGCCTTATTCGATTTATGGGAACAAAAGAAAATCTCTACAGATATAGCATTGAGTTACGCTACTTCACCAAAAGACTTAAAATTGAAAATGCAGGGGTTGAATGTTCGTTAA